AGCGCACCTTCCAGCTGTACAGCCCGCTGATCGCTTCGATCGAAGTCAAGCGTCGCGGCGATGTGCGCCGTGCCAAGCTGTACTACCTGCGCAGCCGTTCGGGCAAGTCGGCTCGTATCAAGGAAAAGCTGGCGTAAGCCAAGCTGTTCCCAAAGAGGCCGCCTGGGGCAACCCTGGCGGCTTTTTTCTTGTCTGTCCGCCTATGCTGAAGTGATGAGTCTGCGACCGCCCAGTTTTGATCCGCGCGCGGTTCCGGTTCGGGCCGTCGATGCCCATCTGGCGGCGCACCCCTCGACCTGGCTGGAGGCCGACGCGCTGCGCCAGCACTTTGCGCAGGTGCCTCTGGTGGCTCCCGAGCGCCCCGGCGATGGCGGTCGTCTGAGCTTGCGTGCTACGCGGGCGGCCAGTGTGCTGATCCCCTTGGTGCGACGCGAGACGGGCCTGCAGGTGCTGCTGACGCGTCGCACTGAGCACCTGAAGGACCATGCCGGCCAGATCAGCTTTCCCGGCGGCCGGGTCGAGCCCGAAGATGCCGATGCTTGGGCCACTGCGCTGCGCGAGGCACAGGAGGAGATCGGCCTGAACCCCAGCTGGGTGGAGCCGCTGGGCCAGTTGCCGCTCTATCGCACCGTGACGGCCTACGACGTGACCCCTTGCGTGGGCCTGGTGCGTCCCGGCTTTGCGCTCCAGCTCGATGCGGGTGAAGTGGCCGAGGCCTTCGAAGTTCCCCTCGCATTTCTGATGGACCCGGCGCAGCATCGCTGGCATCGCCTCAAGCTGCTGGGCTTCGAGCGTGACTTCCTGTCCATGCCATGGACGCAGCAGGGGCGCGAGTACTTCATCTGGGGCGCTACGGCGGCGATGTTGCGCAATCTCTACCATCAGTTGGCCCAAGGCCGCTGAGCCGCCGCGCGCCAGAGTGGGCGCCGCTAACATCCCGCCCCATGAGTTTCTTTTCGGTGTTGCTGGCCCTGCTGTGTGAGCAGCTCAAACCCCTGCCGCATGGCAACGCGGTGCATCAAGGGGCGATTGGCTGGGCGCATTGGGCGGGTCGCAATTTCGACGCCGGGCGGGCTCATCATGCTTGGGTGGTCTGGTTGGTCACAGCGCTCGCGCCCGCGCTGTTGGCGGCGGTGCTGCACATGGGCCTGCGCCACTACTCCTTGGTGCTGGCTCTGGCCTTTGATGTGCTAATCCTCTATCTGACCCTGGGGTTTCGGCAGTTCAGCCACTTCTTCACCGACATCCGCGTGGCGCTGGAGCGTGGTGATGAGTTGGAGGCGCGCACGCTGCTCGCCCAGTGGCAGCACCTGGATGCCAGCGAACTGCCGCGCGGTGAATTGCTGCGCCATGTGATCGAGCATTCGTTGCTGGCCGCACACCGTCATGTGTTCGGTGTGTTTTTCTGGTTCGTGCTGTTCTCGGCCCTGGGCCTGGGTCCGGCAGGGGCGGTGCTTTATCGCATGGCCGAGTTCGCGAGCCGTTACTGGGCCTTTCGCAATCGGGCGCTGGATACCCACACCCACGAAGGCCTGCGCGAGCGTGCGCAGCGCAACTTCAATTGGATCGACCATGTGCCAGCCCGCCTGACCGCCACTGGCTTTGCCATCGTGGGAAATTTCGAAGAGGCGGTGAACGGCTGGCGCCGTGATGCGCCGCTGTGGCAGCACCTCAATGAGGGCATCATCCTGGCCGCTGCGGCGGGCGCGGTGGGGGTGCAACTGGGTGGTGCCGCTGCACCGGGTGTGACGCCGGATCGCAGCAAGACCCTGGCCGCCGGTGGCGCCCAGGACGCCACGGCGGCCGAGGGCTCCACCCCGGGTGATCCGCCCACGCTCAGCCATTTGCACTCGGTGGTGCGCCTGGTGTGGCGCTCCGTGGTGCTGTGGATGCTGCTGCTGGCCCTGCTGACTTTGAGCAACCTCATCGGTTGAGGGGCGGCTCCAGCCGCCCCCGCTGCGTTCAATCTCCGCTGTTAAACGCCGCTGCGCTGCAACTTGGCCTGCAGGGCCAGGCTCAAGGTCTCCGCGACATCCTGCAAATGCGCCCGCGCCTCAGCCGACAAGCCAGCCTTGTTGGCACCCGCCTGGATGCGCGCCAGCAGGGTCTTGGCCTGCGCACGCATCAGGCTGCGGCTGTCCGCCCGCGCTCCGCTTGAGGGGCGCAGCAGGGCCGCGGCAAGGCGGTTCGCGTGTTCGCGCTGCAGCTCGCGGCGGGTGCCCGGGATATCGGCCGCACCGCCGAGTTCGCTCCAAATGTCCTGGCCCAGGCGCTGATAGAGCTCGGCTAAGGGGAAGGCCTCGCCCTTGGCGAGCTTGGCCTCGCTGTCCAGGATGCGTCCGGCCACGCCATCACTGAGCAACTGGGCCAACAAGGCCTTTTGCAAATCCACCAACTGGTTGGTGAACGAGTACATGGTGGTGGGCGTGCGTTCGCCTTCGAACAGGGCGTCGGTACGTTCGGCAAAGTCAGGCGCCAGGCGGCGCTCCAGCGCAGGGCTCAAGGCATAGGCCCCGGCCGAGAAGAAATGTTTGCCGAGCAGATCCAGTGCCTCTCGCTGCAAAGCAGCGGAGTTGGGTTGCAGCGGATCCCGACCCGAGCCCGGGAAGTCCCGCAGGGTCTTCACCCCGCCGATCTGACGCACCAGGATGCCGGCGGCCCGGCCCAGGTCGCCGGCTACAAAGCCCAGGGTGCGGCGCAGCACCGCATAGTCCTCGGTGGGTTTGAGACTGCGGGTTTCCTGCTTGGCGATCATGTCGCGCGCGATGGCGACCCGGCTGCGCGCAAAGGCGATGGGGTCGTCGCCCAGGTCGTCGGACAAGGACTCGGGGTCGATGCCCAGGCTGTTGTCCTCATCGGTGCCGTAGGCCAGCCACTTCTCGGCGCTGCGGCCGGCAATGCGCTGCAGCGCCTCGGCTTCCTCTTCCTTTGCCAGCGGCTTGTAGCCGTACTCGATGGCCCAATAGTCGTAGGGGCCCAGGGCCGGGCGTGTGCGGCCATGGTGGGGCAACAGGGCCTGCCCGGGCGCTGGCAGATGGGTGCCGGGGTACTCCATCACCGAGCCCGAGATGCCATGGGCGGCGGTGAAGGCCGGGTCATTGATCTGGGCCCAGGTGTAGGCGCGCGAGGAGCGGAAGTTGTGCCGCAGCCCCAAGGTGTGACCCACCTCGTGCATGGCCACGCCGCGCAGCACATTGAGCATGAATTCTTTGGCCTCGGGGCCATCGGGCTGCACGTCACCGCGTGCGGCCAACACATCCAGCCCGTAGTGCAATTGCTCCATGGCGCGGTCGGCAAATTGGCAGGCCTCCGAGTGCGGATGGGCGTCGGTGTGCTGCGGTGCCGGCACCAGGCCTTCGCGCAAGGCGTCGTGGGCTTGCAGGGCCTGGGCCCAGTCCGTCACGCCCTTGAGCGTGGCGGCACGGAACCAGCGCTGATTGCGCGAAGACAGGCCTTCAAAGGCGATGTCCGCGTCCAGGATTTCGCCCGTGCGTGGGTCCACATGGCTGGGGCCGATGGCGCCGAAGCTGGGGTCCACATTGACCATCCAGCGTACCGAGGCCACGTTGCCGTCCAAGGTGTCGAAGCTCGCGTCGTTGGGCTGGATCTTGGCCACCACGGCGTTCTTGAAGCCGATGCGCTCGAAGGCCTTGTTCCACTCCAGGATGCCCTCCACCAGGGTGTCGCGGTACTCCAGCGGCACATTGCGGTCGACCCAGAAGGTGATGGGCTTGACCGGCTCGGAGAGCGCGGCCGTGGGGTCCTTCTTCTCCAGCCGCCAACGATTGATCATGCGCTGGCGTGGGGTGCGGGCCAGGTCGTTGCTGAAGTCGTCCACCGCGGTCTGGAAATAGCCCACCCGCGGGTCAGCGGCGCGCGGCGCGGCCGGCTGATCGGGCAGCTTCATCAGCGTGTAGTGGATGCCCATGAACAGGCTGCGCGCATCCGGCAGGGTACCGGGCGTGCTGGGCTGGGGTCCGCTGGGGGCGCCCGCCGGGGTGGGCTGGGCGACGGCCAAGGTGGTGGCGGTGAAGTGCTGGTTCACATTGAGCATCACCGCATCGGCCTGCGCGCGGGCCGTCGTGATGTGGGAGTTCGCCCGGTCCAGCGCGTAGTTCTGGCGATAGAGCCGGTTGAGCGTCATCCCCAGGCCTTGCATGTCGCTGAGGAACAGGCCATTGGCCTCGATGAGCACTGATTTGCGCTCGGGGTGGGGCTGCGAGGCCACCGTCACGCTGCCCAGCAGGCTGGGCGAGTAGCTGGCTTCGACCGTGCGCGCGCTCGGCGTGCCGGCCTGGGCGCGCACCAGTGAGTTGAGGGCGAGCAGCTGCACCTGGTTGTGCACGCGACGGAACTGCACCATCTGCTGCTTGCCCACGCCGCCGCCCCAGCGCGAGGCCATCAGCCCCGCGAACAGACCGCGCTCGCCGATGCCGCTGCTGAACTTGGGCGACAGCAACAGCGGCTTGTTCAAGTCCTCGGGCGCCAGCTCGATCCATACCTTGTCGTCGCGCTGCCAGAGGGTGAACAAGCCCTCCATGCGGGTCGCGTTCTTGACCACGCTGGCGAAGGGCTGCGGGCCGGAGTTGGGCGTGGCAGGTGCTGCCGCGCTACTGGGTGCCGGCGGGTTTGCTGCGGCCGGGGCTTGTGCCGGTGCCTGTGCTGAGGCTTGGGCCATCAGCGCCAGGCTCATGACGGCCAGGGACAAGGCCGAGCGCGTGGCGCGGATGGGTGGGTGCAGGCGAGGGTGCATCGAAGGCTCCAGGCAAGACGGCCCCAACAGGGGCCGTCGAATCGTTCCAGTGCGTTGGCTTACTTCAGGATGGTCTGGCTCATGAACTGCACCATGGCCCAGTTCATGTAGTCGCTGTTTTCCTTCTTCGCAAAGCCATGGCCCTCGTTGTCGGCGCGCATGTACCAGACCGGTGTGCCCAGTTCGCGCACCTTGGCCACGATCTGCTCGGCCTCGGTGTAGGGCACGCGCGGATCGTTTTTGCCCTGGATGACGAACAGCGGCTTCTTGATCTTGTGCGCGTTGGTCAGGGGCGAGATGCGTTCCTGGAACTCGCGCATGGCCGGGTCGCGCTCGTCGCCGTATTCCACACGGCGCAGGTCACGGCGGTAGCTTTCGGTGTTGTTCAGGAAGGTGACGAAGTGGCTGATGCCCACGATGTCCACCGCACCGGCGATGCGGTCGCTGTAGTGGGTGGAAACGGCCAGGCTCATATAGCCGCCATAGCTGCCGCCCGCCACGATCACGCGCTCGGCGTCCAAGTCCGGCTGGGTCTTGATCCAGTCCAGCAGGGCACCGATGTCCTTGACCGAGTCCTCGCGCTTGAAGCCGTTGTCCAGCGCCAGGAAGGTCTTGCCAAAGCCGCTGGAGCCGCGCACATTGGGCTGGATCAGGGTGATGCCCAACTCCTGGATGTAGTACTGCCAGCGGCTCAGGAAGCCTACCGTCGCCTGGCCCTCAGGGCCGCCGTGGATGCTGATCAGCACTGGGCGCTTTCCCGTGAACTTGGCCGGCGGGCGGTTGATCAGGCCGCTGATGGTCAGACCGTCAAAACTCTTCCAGCGAATGATTTCGGTGTCGCGGAAGGCGCGGGTGTCGATCGAAGTCGGCACGGCGGCCTGGGTCCACTGCTGGCTCTTGCCCTTGGAGTCCAGCACATGGATCTGGCTCGGACCCTGGCTGCTGTTGACCGAATAGACCATCAGCGGCAGCTTGGGGTGGAAGACCGAGCTGCCGACCGAGCCGGCGGCCAGGCCCTTGGGGGCGGCCTTGGGTTTCCAGGTCTTGGTGTCCAGGAAGTGCATTTCGTCGCGGCCATCGACATTGGCCTGGATCACCAGGGTCTTGCCGTCGGCACTCAGTGAGCCGCCACCGATGTCCCAGGGGATGTGGGCCGTGATGCGCTTGAGGGCCTGGGTCTTGAGGTCCAGCACGCTGAGTTCGCGGAATTCGCCAAAACGGTCGGTGGCGACAAACATCGACTTGCCATCGCGGCTGAAGCTGCCGGCGTAGACCGCCTTGGGCTCGTCGCTGCCGGGCTTGGGCAGCAGTTGCACGGGCTTGCCGGCGTTTTCGCCTTCCAGGTCCATGACCCAGAGTTGCGATTCGTTGGCACTCAGGTACCGGCTCAGGGCCATGCGCTTGCCGTCTTCGCTGACGCTGCCGCCCCAGCCGCCACCTTCGAGTTCGACGATCTTGCGGCGCTCGGCAATCGGGTCCTTGGCCTCGGGGTTCACGGCCCAGAAGGTGGTCATCACCTTGGCGCGGCTGCCGCCCTGGGCGGTGCGGTCGATGGGCACGCTGGTGTAGACGATTTCGCCCTGGGGCTTGCGCCAGCCATTCATGGCGTTGCGCTCGTCGGTGTGCGTGATCTGCACCGCCGCGCTGCCATCAAAGCCCTGGCGGTAGATCTGCGTCACTTCGTTGCCGCCACTGGCGCGGCTGAACACGATGTAGCGGCCCGCCTTGGGTTCGTAGCTGCCGCCGCCTGCCGGCTCGGGGCCTTGGGTCACGGGCTTGAGTTCGCCCAGGGCCGTATCAAGACGGAAAAGCTGGGCAGTGCTGGCGCCGGCTGCGCGGTGGCTCACCAGCATTTCGGCCTTGGTGGGGTGCCAGCCGGAAAAGCCATGACCGCGGAACTCGGTATAGGCCGCCATGCGCTCGGCCAAGGCCTTCGGGATGGCGGGCACGCCTTCCAGGAACATGGCGGCCGGCGCGGCCATGGTCGCGCTGTCGGTGCTGTCCTGGGTTTGCGCATGCAGGCCAGGGGCAGCGGCAATGAAAGCCAGAGCCAGAGCTTTTTGCGCAAACGCGCGGCGGGGCAGGAATTGCATGGGGCTGGGCAAAGTGAAAGTCGGCAAAGCGGGCGATTTTGACCAGTCGCCGCGGGGGGTGTCGGAAGTTGTCCACCAGAAATCAAAAGGGACAGGGGCTTTCCAGGGTTAGCCCGGGGATGGCCAGGCTTTGTGCATGCAGCATCAGGCGCGGTGCTGGGCGCTCGGGGTCGTAGAGCGCATCGCCGACGATGGGGTGACCCAGTGCCAACAGGTGCACACGCAGTTGGTGGGCACGGCCGGTGATGGGCCGCAGCAGCAGGCGAGTGGTGCCGGGTGGGTCGGTGCCGGGCGGGCTCGTGGCGGGCAGTCTTTGCCAGTCGGTTTGGCTGGGCTTTCCGGTCTCCCAATCGACCTTTTGCCTGGGGCGATTGGGCCAGTCGCTGATCAGTGGGAGGTTGATGCGTTGCCAGCCGGGGGCGCTTGCAAGGGGCTCGCCCCATACAAGGGCCTGATAGCGCTTTTCGATCTGACGCTCGGCAAAGCGCGCCGACCATTCGCGCTGGGCCTGGGCGCCGCGGGCAAACAGCAGCAGGCCCGAGGTGGCCATGTCCAGCCGGTGCACCACCAGGGCTTCGGGGAACTTGGCTTGCACGCGGGCCCAGGCGCAGTCCTGCTTGTCCTCTCCACGCCCGGGGACCGAGAGCAGGCCGGCGGGCTTGTTGATGACCAGGATCTCTGGGCCTAGGTGGACAAGCTCCAACTCATCAGAAGGCATCCAGCAGCCCGCTCTGTGCCGCCGACTGTGGATTCGACCCCGCCGCCCGCACCTGGGCCAGGGCGGCGTCGGCACTCAGCCCCAGGCTCTTGAGCACGCACGCGGCCGTGCTGCCGGTGCGTCCGATGCCCGCCGCACAGTGCAGCAGCACCGATTCCCCCTGGCGCAGCGCTGCCACGATCTGTCCAACCCCGTCGGCGTAGCTTTGCGCGTCGCTGTGCAGCCCAAAGTCTTGCATCGGCAGGTGCTGCCAGTGCCAGGGTGGCTGGGCATGGATGGCGCGGCCATAGGCGGGCGCCAGCCGGTCGATTTCATCCCAAGGTGTCAGGCAGACGATGCGACTCAGTCCCGCCTGGGCGGCCAGGGCCTCGAACTGCGCCCAGGGTTCCAGCCGCCCTGGCATGGAGTGCAACCACAGGCGGCCGGGCAGACCAACGGGCAGGGGCAGGGCGCGGAGGTTCATGACGGTGAGCAGTGAACAGAGGCGGGGGGAGGGGGATTGTTTCGCAATGCTCCAATGCGGGCATGAGCCAGACCCATGATGACTCCCACCCGGGCGTGGCGCGCGTGCGCGGCGCGTTGCGGGCCGCCGGCTGCCAGGCCGAACCGCGCTGGTTGGATGAAGCCACCCACACGGCCGCGCAGGCTGCCGAGGCCCTGGGCGTCCCATTGGGTGCCATTGCGAAATCGGTGCTGCTTCGCTTTGGCGAACAAGCCGTGCTGTGCATCACCGCGGGCGACCGGCGCGTGAATGCCGCGAGTTTGAGCGCCGAGTTCGGCCAAAAATTTGGCCCCCACCAGAAGGCCGATGCCGATTTCGTGCGTCGCCACACCGGCTTTGCCATTGGTGGGGTTGCCCCGCTGGGCTTTGAACCATCGCCTGGATCGGCCGCTCCCCAGGTGCTGATGGACCCCAGCCTGATGCGCTTTGAAACCGTGTGGGCCGCCGCCGGCCACCCGCGCACCGTATTTGGCCTGCCGCCGCAGCAGCTGCTGCAGCACAGCCAGGCCCGCTTGACGCCTTTTGCCGATGAAACCTGACCCCCTGCCTTCCCCCTGCATCCAGCTTTGCAAGATCGACGCCCAGACCCAGCTCTGCCTGGGCTGTGCGCGCCGGCTGGATGAAATTGCCGGCTGGGGCCAGGCCAGCGAAGACTTCAAGCGCTTGGTTTGGGCTCAGTTGCCCGCACGTCGCAAGCAGTTGGGCCTGCCCCCTCTGACCTTGTCGAGAGAGGCCGCGCCATGAGTGAGTTGCAAGCACTGCGCTTTTATTTCGACCCCATCTCGCCCTATGCGGCCCTGGCCTTCTGGCAGCTGCCCGAGGCCCTGGCCGGCCACAACGTGGTGGTGGACTATGTGCCCGTGCTGTTTGGCGCGATGCTCAAGGCCAATGGGCAGAAGGGCCCGGCTGAGATCGAAACCAAGCGCGCCTGGACCTACCGCCAGGTGCTGTGGCTGGGCCGAGAACAGGGCCTGGCTCTGCCGGCCCAGCACCCCTTCAACCCCCTGGCTCTGCTGCGCCTGGCCTGGGCCTGCGCGCCCGAGGGCCAAACCCCCTCGCGCTGGGTGGTGGAGCAGGTGCTGAACCATGTCTGGCTGGGCCAAGGCGCCGACGCCAACGCCCCCGAGCGCCTGCAGGCGCTGGCCGAACGCTTAGGCCCGCGCCGCAGCGCGGATGAGGAGATGGCCAAACAGCGCCTGCGTCAGGCCACCGATTCAGCCTTGGCGGCCGGCGTGTTCGGCGTGCCGACGATTGAATGGCAGGGCAAGTTGTTCTGGGGCCAGGACGCGCTGCCCATGCTGTGCGCGGCGATGGAGGGCGACCCTTGGTTTGCTTCGGGCGCCTGGGTCGACGCGGGGAACCACCCCGCCGGAGTGCAGCGGCTTTGACGTAGGAGTCGCCCCTGAGTCGCGCAGATTCGTGACTATTTCGCGGCGGCTCGCGGCCCGTCATCCATTTGAAGGGGCCACAAAAACCGGTGCCACAACTACATTGCCCGGCCTATTCGAGCGGCCCTATGGTGCCGCGAAGGTGTTGGACGAATGAATCTGTTTATGGCCCTGTTTTTTTCGGTCGTTGGCGGCTGGTTTCTTGCGCTTTCGGCGCACCTGTTTCGTTTCGAGCGGCGGGAGTATTTGCGCTGCTGCTTTGCGATGTTGGTCTTCATCGCGGCGCTGAGCGCCGCGATTGAACCCCTGGCGCGCATGCACTCCGTGCTGCAAATTCTCAGTTTGTTCGGAAGCCTGTTGCTCACGATCTTGATCGTGATGCGCCCTAAGCTGTGGCAGGCTCTGGCGGCCACAGTGATGTTCGTGCTGCTGCCCGAGTTGCTGGCGCGTGGCGCTTTGTTGGGCATGGCTGGCAGGGTAGGCGGCTAGGGGGTGGCAACTGAAGGAGCTGCCACACTTCGCGGCTTCGTAGTCAAACCATGCTGCCATGCCGAAGTCCCCGCAAGCCTTTGATGTCGATACCCTCTGGGCCCTGGCCCGCATCGGCGAGCCCAGCCTCAGCCCCGATGGCGCCCAGGCCGTGGCCAGCGTCACCCGCTTTTCCATGGAGGACAACAAGGCGCAGAGCAGCCTCTATCTGTTTTCGACCCTGGGTGGCGAGCCGCGCCGGTTGACCGAAGCCGGTGACAAGGACGGCGCGCCGCAGTGGAGCCCCACGGGCGAGCAGATTGCCTTCGTGGCGCGGCGCGAGCAGGGCGGGGCGAAGGACGAGGAGGCGCAGCTCTATCTGATCGCCCCGGACGGTGGCGAGGCCTGCCGTGTGGCGACCGTGGCCACCGGGGTGGAGGCCTTCCGCTGGTTTCCGGATGGGCGCCGCATCGCGTTCGTGTCCTGGGTTTGGCCTCGGCTCAAGGGTGCCAAGGCGCAGGCGCAGGCGCTCAAGGACTTCAAGGCCCGCAAGGAATCGGCCTATGTGACGGATGAGCTGCTCTATCGCCACTGGGACCACCACATCCCCATGGGGCGGGTGCCGCATCTGCTGGTGCTGGACTGCGTCAGCGGCAAGGTGCAGGACCTGATGGAGGGCACGGACTATTCGCTGGACTGGAAGGAGCCCGGGACGCACAGCTTTGACATCAGCCCGGACGGGCGCCGCATCGTGTTCAGCTTTGACCCGGCGGCGGAGAAACGCGCCGAGAACTGCTTTGCGCTTGGAGAAATCGAGGTCAAGACCGGCAGCATCCGCGTGTTGCTGCAGGATCCCGCCTGGGACTTCGACGCGCCGCGCCACAGCCACGCCGGCCGGCATCTGGCCTTTGTGGCCACCGAGCGTGGCCGCAGCCACACCGCGCCGGCGCAGCTGGCAGTGCTGGATGACCAGGGCCACTGGGCCGTCGTCAGTGCCCAATGGGACCGCGAGGTCGAGGCGCCACTGCGCTGGACCGAGGACGATGCCGCCATTCGGTTTCAAGCCGAGGACGAAGGCCGGCGCCACCTTTGGCACTGGGAACTGACGCCGCTGGCTGATGAGCCGGCGCTGCTGTTTGAAGGCGGCCACGCGGCCGGTTTTGACACCCGGGGCGAGACCGTGGTGCTGTTGCATGACAGTGTGCAGTTCCCGCCGCGGCTGAGTGTGCTGTCCGAAGACGGCGCACAGCGCATCGAGGCCCTCAACGACGCGGTGCTCGACGCCCAGGCCTGGGGCAGGCATGAAGAGGTGTGGCTCACCGGCGCGCAGGGCGAGCCGGTACAGATGTGGCTGGTCTTCCCGCCCGGATTCGATAAGAAGAAAAAGTGGCCGGCGCTGCAGGTCATCCACGGCGGCCCGCACACCGCCTTTGGCGACAGCTGGCATTGGCGCTGGAACTCGCAGCTGATGGCCGCCCAAGGTCAGGTGGTGGCCTGCGTGAACTACCACGGCTCGTCGAGCTTTGGCCATGGCTTCAAGGACAGCATCAGCGGTCGCTGGGGCCAGCTGGAGCTGCAGGACGTGGAGGCCGGCACCGATTGGCTGCTGCAGCAGCGCTGGATCGACCGACGCCGCATCTGCGCCAGCGGCGGCAGCTATGGCGGCTACATGGTGGCCTGGATGAACGGGCACAGCGGGCGCGGTGTGGACCCGCAGCGCTACCGTGCCTACATCTGCCACGCCGGCTGCTTTGACTGGCAGGCCATGTTCGCCACCGATGGCTACACCTGGTTCCCGCAGGAGCTGGGCGCGGCCTACTGGGAGGACCCGGCCAAGGTGGCGGCGCAGTCGCCCATCTCGATGGTGCAGCACGCCGTGACGCCGACCCTGGTGATCCATGGTCAGCTGGACTACCGCGTGCCCGACGCGCAGGGCCTGGCCTACTACAACACGCTCAAGGCGCGCGGCGTGCCGGCGCGGCTGGTGTGGTTCCCGGATGAGAACCACTGGGTGCTGAAAGCCCGCAACAGCAAGCTCTGGTACCAGGAGTTCTTCGCCTGGATAGCGCGGCACGCCGCCTAATCGGCCAAGGCCCCGATGCGGTACTGCGCCAACAGGCGATCGGCCCGGGCCGAGTGCGCGCGGCCAATGCCCTTGTCGCGGTAGGCCGCGCTGGCGTCCTGGCCGCACCTGGCCGGCAGAAGGGCGGGGTCGGCCGGGTGTTCGGGCAGGTAGGCGGTGAGCGCATAGACCTGGCCGTTGATGGCCAACCAGCAGTCGTCGGCGCGCGCGTGGCGGGCCAGTTCGGTGGTGCTGATGCGGCGCTCGTCTGCGGTGGGCGGTGGGGCCTGCAATTCAAGGGGGGCCGCACCGCTCAGCGCCAAGAGGGCAAGCCAGAACAGTGCGGTCACCGCGTAGAAGAGGCTCCTCATGAGCGCAACTCAAAGCGTTCCACATGGATGGCGCCCGGCGTCACCCCGGCGGCGTGCAGCCGCGGCAGCGCCACGCGCAGCAGAGCCGGTGGCCCGCAGACCTGGACCTCGCGTGCGGCCAGCGCTGCCACGCGCGCCAGCAAGCCATCCAGACACTGGGCCTGAGGGTCCTGCGCATGCAGCAGCTGCAGGTTCGGCAACTCGCGCTCCAGGTCCAGCAACTCGTCCAGGAAGGTGGCCTCTGAGGCCTGGCGGTAGAGATAGAGCAGGGTGGTGGGCTCACTGGGCGGACCTTGGCGAAGCGCCGCCATGAAGGGGGTGATGCCGATGCCCCCAGCCACCCAGAGTTGTGCCTTCCCGGGGCTGGGGTCGAGGGCACGGCCAAAGGGGCCTTGCAGTTGCACGTCAGCGCCCACAGGCACCTGTTGCAGGCGCCCCGAGCAGCGCCCCAAGTCCTTGATGGTCAGCTCTAGCCGGCCCTGCGCGCCCACGGCGCTGACGCTGAAGGGGTGGAACTCCCCACAGCCTGCGTAAGCGCTTTGCACTGGGAATCGAGCCAGCACGAACTGGCCCGGCCGCAGCGCCAGAGGCAGGGCCAAGGGTTCCAACCGCAAGGTCACCACTTGGGATGTGGGGTGCTGCAGCGCACACACGCGGTAGGGTTGGGCGCTCAGGCCACGATTGATGACCAGGGCCCGCCAGCCCAGCGTCGCCAGGGCCAGCGCCAGAAGCGCCTGGAGGACAAATTGAGTGGGGCGCTGCGGCCCCAGCAGCAACGCGTGCAGCAGGCCCAGCGGCAGGCACAGGCCCAGCAATTGATGCAGGGCGCGCCAGCGGCGCGGGGGCAGCGTCTGGGAAAAGCTCAGCGCCAGGCCGGCCATCAGTCCCAGCAAGGCCAGCCAACCCAGGAACAAGGCGGGGTGGCTCAGGCTCTGGACCACCCAATCGGCAGATGGGGTGCGCTGCGCCCAGCCCAGGGTGTGAAGCAGCAACAGCGCATAGCCCCAGACCCCCGCGCGATGGTGAGCGCGCGCCATGGTCTCCCAGCCACCGAGCCGGCGCGCCAGCGCTGGCTCGCGCAGCATCAGCAGCAGACTGAGCAGCAACAGCGCGCAGCCACCCCAGGCGCTCACCGCGCTCAGGCCCGGGGTGTTCAGCCAATCGAGCTGCA
Above is a window of Inhella inkyongensis DNA encoding:
- a CDS encoding protein-tyrosine phosphatase family protein; the encoded protein is MNLRALPLPVGLPGRLWLHSMPGRLEPWAQFEALAAQAGLSRIVCLTPWDEIDRLAPAYGRAIHAQPPWHWQHLPMQDFGLHSDAQSYADGVGQIVAALRQGESVLLHCAAGIGRTGSTAACVLKSLGLSADAALAQVRAAGSNPQSAAQSGLLDAF
- a CDS encoding DUF1289 domain-containing protein, producing MKPDPLPSPCIQLCKIDAQTQLCLGCARRLDEIAGWGQASEDFKRLVWAQLPARRKQLGLPPLTLSREAAP
- a CDS encoding 2-hydroxychromene-2-carboxylate isomerase, translating into MSELQALRFYFDPISPYAALAFWQLPEALAGHNVVVDYVPVLFGAMLKANGQKGPAEIETKRAWTYRQVLWLGREQGLALPAQHPFNPLALLRLAWACAPEGQTPSRWVVEQVLNHVWLGQGADANAPERLQALAERLGPRRSADEEMAKQRLRQATDSALAAGVFGVPTIEWQGKLFWGQDALPMLCAAMEGDPWFASGAWVDAGNHPAGVQRL
- a CDS encoding ferric reductase-like transmembrane domain-containing protein, which translates into the protein MQLDWLNTPGLSAVSAWGGCALLLLSLLLMLREPALARRLGGWETMARAHHRAGVWGYALLLLHTLGWAQRTPSADWVVQSLSHPALFLGWLALLGLMAGLALSFSQTLPPRRWRALHQLLGLCLPLGLLHALLLGPQRPTQFVLQALLALALATLGWRALVINRGLSAQPYRVCALQHPTSQVVTLRLEPLALPLALRPGQFVLARFPVQSAYAGCGEFHPFSVSAVGAQGRLELTIKDLGRCSGRLQQVPVGADVQLQGPFGRALDPSPGKAQLWVAGGIGITPFMAALRQGPPSEPTTLLYLYRQASEATFLDELLDLERELPNLQLLHAQDPQAQCLDGLLARVAALAAREVQVCGPPALLRVALPRLHAAGVTPGAIHVERFELRS
- a CDS encoding cytochrome b5-like heme/steroid binding domain-containing protein, whose product is MRSLFYAVTALFWLALLALSGAAPLELQAPPPTADERRISTTELARHARADDCWLAINGQVYALTAYLPEHPADPALLPARCGQDASAAYRDKGIGRAHSARADRLLAQYRIGALAD
- a CDS encoding S9 family peptidase, with protein sequence MPKSPQAFDVDTLWALARIGEPSLSPDGAQAVASVTRFSMEDNKAQSSLYLFSTLGGEPRRLTEAGDKDGAPQWSPTGEQIAFVARREQGGAKDEEAQLYLIAPDGGEACRVATVATGVEAFRWFPDGRRIAFVSWVWPRLKGAKAQAQALKDFKARKESAYVTDELLYRHWDHHIPMGRVPHLLVLDCVSGKVQDLMEGTDYSLDWKEPGTHSFDISPDGRRIVFSFDPAAEKRAENCFALGEIEVKTGSIRVLLQDPAWDFDAPRHSHAGRHLAFVATERGRSHTAPAQLAVLDDQGHWAVVSAQWDREVEAPLRWTEDDAAIRFQAEDEGRRHLWHWELTPLADEPALLFEGGHAAGFDTRGETVVLLHDSVQFPPRLSVLSEDGAQRIEALNDAVLDAQAWGRHEEVWLTGAQGEPVQMWLVFPPGFDKKKKWPALQVIHGGPHTAFGDSWHWRWNSQLMAAQGQVVACVNYHGSSSFGHGFKDSISGRWGQLELQDVEAGTDWLLQQRWIDRRRICASGGSYGGYMVAWMNGHSGRGVDPQRYRAYICHAGCFDWQAMFATDGYTWFPQELGAAYWEDPAKVAAQSPISMVQHAVTPTLVIHGQLDYRVPDAQGLAYYNTLKARGVPARLVWFPDENHWVLKARNSKLWYQEFFAWIARHAA
- a CDS encoding YbaK/EbsC family protein, producing MSQTHDDSHPGVARVRGALRAAGCQAEPRWLDEATHTAAQAAEALGVPLGAIAKSVLLRFGEQAVLCITAGDRRVNAASLSAEFGQKFGPHQKADADFVRRHTGFAIGGVAPLGFEPSPGSAAPQVLMDPSLMRFETVWAAAGHPRTVFGLPPQQLLQHSQARLTPFADET